A genomic stretch from Solanum stenotomum isolate F172 chromosome 8, ASM1918654v1, whole genome shotgun sequence includes:
- the LOC125872929 gene encoding uncharacterized protein LOC125872929 has protein sequence MADDEAEMYDGARAQFPLSFGKQAKSQTSLELVHNATRRNNTSAAASVTQPADGKLEPSPFPSLSSSSKSWLNSLKNPKSSHDSNSKSKIIGPSRPPAGLSSSNDKEEEEEEDSGIIGPPRPAVDAKTEEDEDGEMIGPPRPPLEEEDGEMIGPPPPPSGSMGSDSEDDMEEEEQQQNQYRIPLSNEIVLKGHTKVVSALTVDHSGSRVLSGSYDYTVRMYDFQGMNARLQSFRQLEPSEGHQVRSLSWSPTADRFLCVTGSAQAKIYDRDGLTLGEFVRGDMYIRDLKNTKGHISGLTCGEWHPKTKETILTSSEDGSLRLWDVNDFKSQKQVIKPKLARPGRVPVTTCAWDREGKSIAGGVGDGSIQIWNLKPGWGSRPDIYVANAHSDDITGVKFSSDGRILLSRSFDGSLKVWDLRQMKEPLKVFDDLPNNYAQTNVAFSPDEQLFITGTSVEKDGTTGGMLCFFDREKLELVSRVGISTSYSVVQCAWHPRLNQIFATVGDKHEGGTHILYDPTLSERGALVCVARAPRKKSVDDFQAEPVIHNPHALPLFRDQPSRKRQREKELKDPLKSHKPELPITGPGFGGRVGSTKGSLLTQYLLKQGGLIKETWMEEDPREAILKHADAAAKDPKFIAPAYADTQPETLFAEPDAEEEDK, from the exons ATGGCCGACGATGAAGCAGAGATGTACGACGGAGCTAGGGCACAGTTCCCGTTGTCGTTCGGTAAGCAAGCTAAATCTCAAACATCTCTCGAACTCGTTCACAACGCTACTCGCCGGAACAACACCTCCGCCGCCGCCTCCGTTACTCAGCCTGCCGACGGTAAACTCGAGCCATCACCTTTCCCTTCTCTCTCTTCTTCCTCCAAATCCTGGCTTAATTCCctcaaaaaccctaaatctagTCATGATTCCAATTCTAAGTCGAAGATTATCGGGCCGAGTCGTCCTCCTGCTGGCTTGAGCTCGAGCAATGacaaggaagaggaagaggaggaagataGTGGTATAATTGGACCACCTCGACCTGCTGTTGATGCAAAGACGGAGGAGGATGAGGATGGTGAAATGATTGGGCCACCACGACCTCCGTTAGAAGAGGAGGATGGGGAGATGATTGGGCCACCTCCACCGCCATCGGGCTCAATGGGGTCAGACTCGGAGGACGAtatggaagaagaagaacaacaacaaaatcagTATAGGATACCTTTGAGTAATGAAATAGTACTGAAAGGACATACAAAG GTTGTGTCAGCTCTTACTGTGGACCATTCAGGATCAAGGGTTCTATCTGGTAGTTATGACTATACTGTTCGGATGTATGATTTTCAAGGAATGAATGCTCGGTTACAGTCGTTTAGACAGCTGGAACCATCTGAAGGGCATCAAGTTCGTAGTTTGAGCTGGAGTCCAACAGCAGACCGATTTTTATGTGTTACTGGGTCAGCCCAAGCAAAG ATCTATGATCGCGATGGACTTACACTTGGGGAATTTGTTAGAGGAGACATGTATATACGTGATCTTAAGAATACAAAAGGTCATATATCTGGATTGACATGTGGAGAATGGCACCCTAAAACAAAGGAGACAATTTTAACTTCGTCAGAGGATGGTTCGTTGCGCCTGTGGGATGTCAATGACTTTAAGAGTCAAAAGCAG GTCATTAAACCAAAACTTGCTCGGCCTGGGAGAGTTCCTGTAACGACATGTGCTTGGGATCGGGAAGGAAAAAGCATTGCAGGTGGTGTAGGAGATGGTTCTATACAG ATATGGAATCTTAAACCTGGATGGGGGAGCAGGCCAGATATATATGTAGCAAATGCCCACTCAGATGATATTACAGGAGTCAAATTTTCAAGTGATGGGCGGATACTGCTGTCAAGAAGTTTTGATGGTTCCTTAAAG GTTTGGGATTTGCGCCAGATGAAAGAACCCTTGAAAGTGTTTGATGATCTCCCAAATAATTATGCTCAAACTAATGTTGCATTTAGTCCTGATGAACAATTATTCATAACTGGGACGTCTGTTGAAAAAGATGGGACTACTGGAGGAATGCTATGCTTCTTTGATCGAGAAAAGCTAGAGCTAGTGTCAAGAGTTGGAATATCTACTTCTTACAGTGTTGTACAGTGTGCCTGGCACCCTAGGCTGAACCAG ATCTTTGCAACGGTTGGGGATAAACATGAAGGTGGAACACACATTTTATATGATCCAACACTGAGTGAAAGAGGAGCACTAGTTTGTGTTGCTCGTGCACCCAGGAAAAAGTCTGTGGATGATTTCCAGGCAGAACCAGTTATTCATAATCCACATGCATTACCCTTATTTAGAGATCAACCTAGTCGCAAGCGTCAGCGAGAGAAAGAACTGAAGGATCCACTGAAGTCGCATAAACCTGAGCTGCCAATAACAGGGCCAGGTTTTGGTGGTAGAGTTGGTTCAACCAAGGGAAGCTTGTTAACACAATACCTTCTTAAG CAAGGTGGCTTGATAAAGGAGACTTGGATGGAGGAGGATCCTAGAGAAGCAATCTTGAAGCATGCTGATGCAGCTGCAAAAGATCCAAAATTTATTGCTCCAGCATATGCTGATACACAACCTGAGACACTCTTTGCGGAGCCGGAtgctgaagaagaagataagtgA
- the LOC125875015 gene encoding mitochondrial import receptor subunit TOM9-2, whose amino-acid sequence MSTKKGGVSLPDRPGAGDGIISRFSSSISESPIVYQGKRAASDVAFVAKKLFKSTGKAAWIAGTTFLILVVPLIIEMDRDAQLTELEMQQASLLGAPPPAGAK is encoded by the coding sequence ATGTCTACCAAAAAAGGCGGAGTTTCACTACCGGATCGTCCCGGCGCCGGAGATGGTATCATTTCTAGGTTTTCATCATCCATATCTGAATCACCGATTGTGTACCAAGGGAAGCGAGCCGCTTCCGATGTCGCGTTTGTAGCCAAGAAACTTTTCAAGAGCACCGGAAAAGCCGCCTGGATCGCCGGGACTACTTTTCTGATACTCGTTGTTCCGTTAATTATCGAGATGGATCGCGATGCGCAGCTCACTGAGCTCGAGATGCAACAAGCTAGCTTGTTGGGAGCACCTCCTCCTGCAGGAGCAAAGTGA